From a single Methylosinus sp. H3A genomic region:
- a CDS encoding sterol desaturase family protein codes for MSFDPISHIPLSFLAWGAQMVAFHGVGYAFEWCDSTGRLKRFKVRSLDRMSYRELLPRVLFNQTAILLPCMLAMEYFGLAFVGAPQLSWTAAVLSLVCMTIGHDVVQYVAHRHLLHHPELMSRLGHALHHTTGASKAISACYQSGADFFFEIVLPYLLPLALVGGGGADVAFHTVIPALGALGGLYEHSGYDFGLAFRNRRATGWRRRLDAVLDHLTTSIAHGYHHTRGNVSFSDGFGSPGLCDMIFGTRWDLVPERVRRRERAEAQTG; via the coding sequence ATGTCGTTCGACCCGATCAGCCACATTCCTCTGTCGTTTCTCGCCTGGGGCGCGCAAATGGTCGCGTTTCACGGGGTTGGATATGCATTCGAATGGTGCGATTCGACTGGCCGGCTGAAACGTTTCAAGGTGCGCTCGCTCGATCGCATGAGCTATCGCGAGCTGCTGCCGCGCGTGCTGTTCAATCAGACGGCGATTCTGCTGCCCTGCATGCTGGCGATGGAATATTTCGGCCTCGCCTTCGTCGGCGCGCCGCAGCTCTCCTGGACGGCGGCCGTCCTCTCGCTGGTGTGCATGACGATCGGCCATGACGTGGTGCAATATGTCGCGCATCGCCATCTCCTGCATCATCCGGAGCTGATGAGCCGGCTCGGCCATGCGCTGCACCACACGACCGGCGCCAGCAAGGCGATCAGCGCCTGCTATCAGTCCGGCGCGGATTTCTTCTTCGAGATCGTGCTGCCCTATCTGCTGCCTCTGGCGCTCGTCGGCGGCGGCGGAGCGGACGTCGCCTTCCACACCGTCATTCCGGCGCTCGGCGCACTCGGCGGCCTCTATGAGCATTCTGGCTATGATTTCGGCCTCGCCTTCCGCAATCGCCGAGCGACCGGCTGGCGCAGGCGGCTCGACGCCGTGCTCGACCATCTGACCACGAGCATCGCGCACGGCTATCACCACACGCGCGGCAATGTGAGCTTTTCCGACGGATTCGGCAGCCCCGGCCTTTGCGACATGATCTTCGGGACGCGCTGGGATCTCGTGCCCGAGCGCGTGCGGCGAAGGGAGCGGGCGGAGGCGCAGACCGGCTGA
- the lpxC gene encoding UDP-3-O-acyl-N-acetylglucosamine deacetylase: MTSRRPTRMQTTLGAAATLEGVGAHSGLASRLVLAPAEAGSGIVFTRLGRGDGEDAPLRAVAGNVTSTDLCMRLGAGAASISTIEHLMAALRGLCVDNVAIDVDGPEIPAMDGSAAGFVEAIEEAGIVALRAPRRFLEIRAPVRVADGAAWAELAPAPAGGFHMDVEISYAGAPIGRQRRRMRLTPASFRAEIARARTFGFLSDAERLWREGRALGASLDNTIVIAKGRALNPQGLRFSDEFVRHKMLDVLGDLALAGAPIIGAFRSYRGGHRLNLALVEALLATPSAFAFVGGEDENPRARRPAGAWAPR; encoded by the coding sequence ATGACCTCGCGTCGACCGACGAGGATGCAGACGACGCTCGGCGCCGCAGCGACGCTCGAAGGCGTCGGCGCGCATAGCGGCCTCGCGTCGCGGCTCGTCCTCGCGCCCGCCGAGGCGGGGTCGGGAATCGTCTTCACGCGGCTCGGACGCGGCGACGGCGAAGACGCGCCGCTGCGGGCTGTGGCGGGCAATGTCACTTCCACCGATCTCTGCATGCGCCTGGGCGCCGGAGCGGCCTCGATCTCGACGATCGAGCATTTGATGGCGGCGCTGCGCGGCCTTTGCGTCGACAATGTCGCGATCGATGTGGACGGGCCCGAGATACCGGCCATGGATGGTTCGGCCGCGGGTTTCGTCGAGGCGATCGAAGAGGCGGGAATCGTTGCGCTGCGCGCGCCGCGCCGCTTTCTCGAGATTCGCGCGCCGGTGCGCGTCGCCGACGGCGCCGCCTGGGCGGAGCTCGCGCCCGCGCCCGCCGGCGGTTTCCATATGGATGTCGAGATTTCCTACGCCGGGGCTCCCATCGGCCGTCAGCGACGGCGGATGCGGCTGACGCCGGCGAGCTTTCGCGCCGAGATCGCGCGGGCGCGCACCTTCGGCTTTCTGTCGGACGCCGAGCGTTTGTGGCGCGAGGGCAGGGCGCTCGGCGCCTCGCTCGACAATACGATCGTCATCGCGAAGGGACGCGCACTCAATCCGCAGGGGCTACGCTTTTCGGACGAATTCGTCCGCCACAAAATGCTGGACGTGCTCGGCGATCTCGCCCTCGCCGGCGCGCCGATCATCGGCGCCTTCCGCTCCTATCGCGGCGGCCATCGGCTCAATCTCGCGCTGGTCGAGGCGCTGCTGGCGACGCCTTCCGCTTTCGCCTTCGTCGGCGGCGAGGACGAAAATCCGAGGGCGCGCCGCCCCGCGGGCGCCTGGGCGCCGCGCTGA
- the ftsA gene encoding cell division protein FtsA: protein MKSHIFPPRMKQLGARRSATMAVLDVGTSKIACIIARLTPVGDGSPRGRTHRARVLGIGHQRSRGVKAGQIVDMEEVESALRRTVDAAERMAKSQIDAIIVTASGGRLASQHFAAKTRVHSGAVAPADVHRVLEASAAHVTERGRVVVHSLPTGFSLDGSSGIREPAGMVGGELGVDLHVASCDQAAMRNLLVAVERCHLGIEAAAAAPYVAGLSVLEADEAELGAIVIDMGAGVTSLAVFAGGALAHVDAVTLGGNHITMDIARGLDCRLSDAERLKTLYGAAISSPSDDRETIAFDHVGDSGEHPAHAPKSHLVRIIRPRVEETLEFLRDRLAASGFSAHAGRRVVLTGGACLLTGLPEAARRILGGQVRVGRPAGIDGLPESARSPAFAAAVGLLVYPQFAGREYFEPRREAEARGTGTNGYISRVGQWLRDSF from the coding sequence ATGAAGTCACATATCTTCCCGCCGCGAATGAAGCAGCTCGGCGCCCGCCGCAGCGCGACCATGGCCGTGCTCGACGTCGGCACGTCGAAGATCGCCTGCATCATCGCGCGGCTGACGCCGGTCGGCGACGGCTCGCCGCGTGGGCGCACGCATCGCGCGCGCGTGCTCGGCATCGGGCACCAGCGCTCGCGCGGCGTGAAAGCCGGCCAGATCGTCGATATGGAGGAGGTCGAGAGCGCGCTGCGCCGCACGGTCGACGCGGCCGAGCGCATGGCCAAATCGCAGATCGACGCGATCATCGTCACCGCCTCGGGCGGCAGGCTCGCCTCGCAGCATTTCGCCGCCAAGACGCGCGTCCACTCCGGCGCCGTCGCGCCGGCCGATGTGCATCGCGTGCTGGAGGCCTCCGCCGCTCATGTGACGGAGCGCGGCCGCGTCGTCGTCCATTCGCTGCCGACCGGCTTCTCGCTCGACGGCTCCTCCGGTATTCGCGAGCCGGCCGGCATGGTCGGCGGCGAGCTCGGCGTCGATCTCCATGTCGCCAGCTGCGATCAGGCGGCGATGCGCAATCTGCTCGTCGCGGTCGAGCGCTGCCACCTCGGCATAGAAGCCGCGGCCGCCGCGCCTTATGTCGCCGGCCTTTCCGTGCTCGAGGCCGATGAGGCGGAGCTCGGCGCCATCGTCATCGACATGGGCGCGGGCGTCACCTCGCTCGCCGTCTTCGCCGGCGGCGCGCTCGCGCATGTCGATGCGGTGACGCTCGGCGGCAATCACATCACCATGGACATCGCCCGCGGCCTCGACTGCCGGCTGAGCGACGCCGAGCGGTTGAAGACGCTCTATGGCGCGGCGATCTCCTCGCCCTCCGACGATCGCGAGACGATCGCCTTCGATCATGTGGGCGACAGCGGCGAGCATCCAGCGCATGCGCCGAAATCGCATCTCGTGCGCATCATTCGGCCGCGCGTCGAGGAGACTTTGGAGTTCCTGCGCGACCGCCTGGCCGCGTCGGGATTTTCCGCCCATGCCGGCCGCCGCGTGGTGCTCACCGGCGGCGCCTGCCTGCTCACCGGCCTGCCGGAGGCGGCGCGGCGCATTCTCGGCGGACAGGTCCGCGTCGGTCGCCCGGCCGGCATAGACGGCCTGCCCGAATCCGCCCGCAGCCCGGCTTTCGCCGCGGCGGTGGGACTGCTCGTCTATCCGCAATTCGCGGGGCGCGAATATTTCGAGCCGCGCCGCGAGGCGGAGGCGCGCGGGACTGGGACCAATGGTTACATCTCTCGGGTCGGACAATGGTTGAGAGACAGTTTTTGA
- a CDS encoding outer membrane protein assembly factor BamD → MSNARSFRLSAARAALAAALVAALPSAPGRADILDSITSGFGLFSGEKYKTEILPEIPAEDIYNQGLARMEARDYENAAKRFGELEKQYPFSQWARKGLLMQTFAQYQKPAYDDAVASAQRYIGLYPTSPDTPYMYYLAGMSYYNQVPAVMQDQETAEKALAIFTQLVEKFPKSEYVTDVKYKIQVARDQLAAKDMMVGRFYLTRKNYAAAVNRFHDVLAKYQTTRHAEEALYRLTEAYFAMGVVNEAQTAAAILGHNFPDSSWYKDAHSLLATGGVAPEEHQGSWLSKIGKTLGSS, encoded by the coding sequence ATGTCGAATGCCAGATCGTTCCGACTTTCCGCCGCGCGCGCGGCCCTGGCGGCGGCCCTCGTCGCGGCGCTGCCCTCGGCGCCGGGACGCGCCGATATTCTGGACAGCATCACCAGCGGCTTCGGACTCTTCTCCGGCGAGAAATACAAGACCGAGATCCTGCCGGAGATTCCGGCCGAGGATATCTACAATCAGGGCCTCGCCCGCATGGAGGCGCGCGATTACGAGAACGCCGCCAAGAGGTTCGGCGAGCTCGAGAAGCAATATCCCTTCTCGCAATGGGCCCGCAAAGGCCTTTTGATGCAGACTTTCGCGCAATATCAAAAGCCCGCCTATGACGACGCCGTCGCCTCAGCGCAGCGCTACATCGGCCTCTATCCGACCTCGCCGGATACGCCCTACATGTATTATCTCGCGGGAATGTCCTACTATAATCAGGTTCCGGCGGTGATGCAGGACCAGGAGACGGCGGAGAAGGCGCTGGCCATCTTCACCCAGCTCGTCGAGAAATTCCCGAAATCGGAATATGTGACCGACGTCAAATACAAGATCCAAGTGGCGCGCGACCAGCTCGCCGCCAAGGATATGATGGTCGGCCGCTTCTATCTGACGCGCAAGAATTATGCGGCGGCGGTCAATCGCTTCCACGACGTGCTCGCCAAATATCAGACGACCCGCCACGCCGAGGAGGCGCTGTATCGGTTGACGGAGGCCTATTTCGCCATGGGCGTCGTCAATGAGGCGCAGACGGCGGCGGCCATTCTGGGGCATAATTTCCCCGATTCGTCCTGGTACAAGGACGCGCATTCGCTGCTCGCGACGGGCGGCGTCGCGCCCGAGGAACATCAGGGCTCCTGGCTCTCCAAGATCGGCAAGACGCTCGGCTCCAGCTGA
- the ftsZ gene encoding cell division protein FtsZ has product MTINLKAPELRELKPRILVCGIGGGGGNAVNNMIMSGLSGVDFLIANTDAQALASSRAERIIQMGLQVTEGLGAGAQPEVGRAAAEEAKDEIREHLTGAHMVFVTAGMGGGTGTGAAPVIAAVAREMGILTVGVVTKPFHFEGARRQRIAESGIAELQKSVDTLIIIPNQNLFRIATEKTTFADAFAMADQVLYSGVASVTDLMVKEGLINLDFADVRSIMRGMGKAMMGTGEATGERRASLAAEAAIANPLLDEVSMKGARGLLISITGGNDLTLYEVDEAASRIRQEVDEDANIILGATFDSSLEGVVRVSVVATGIDLPSTAAEDAAAAEARVLEAAERLRAQVAAQGRVSFVQTISEPAPQPAPQAYAPQAYAPQAYAPEPQPAPVERPVQSYYGEQQPAPAAQNGVYLEQVAATRPSYAPEPAPAQAPAMEVHEPYIPPAAELPRMRMPQIEDFPRPVQEQYRQARGEPAGQAPEAARRRTLLERLASFGASRQEDALQGPATAAPRPPMRPQAPPPSQSHAEYAKRPVAPAPQPAQGHAGLDPHGRRVAPVRSIEDEQLEIPAFLRRQINS; this is encoded by the coding sequence ATGACGATCAATCTCAAAGCGCCCGAACTTCGGGAATTGAAGCCCCGCATTCTGGTGTGCGGCATCGGCGGCGGCGGGGGCAACGCCGTCAACAACATGATCATGTCGGGCCTTTCGGGCGTGGACTTTCTGATCGCCAACACCGACGCGCAGGCGCTCGCCTCCTCGCGCGCCGAGCGCATCATTCAAATGGGCCTGCAGGTCACCGAAGGCCTCGGCGCCGGCGCCCAGCCGGAAGTCGGCCGCGCCGCGGCGGAAGAGGCCAAGGACGAGATTCGCGAGCACCTCACCGGCGCTCACATGGTCTTCGTCACCGCCGGCATGGGCGGCGGCACCGGCACGGGCGCCGCGCCGGTCATCGCGGCCGTCGCGCGTGAGATGGGCATTCTGACGGTCGGCGTCGTGACCAAGCCCTTCCACTTCGAGGGCGCGCGGCGCCAGCGCATCGCCGAGAGCGGCATCGCCGAGCTTCAGAAGTCGGTCGACACTCTCATCATCATCCCGAATCAGAATCTTTTCCGCATCGCCACGGAGAAGACGACCTTCGCCGACGCTTTCGCCATGGCCGATCAGGTGCTCTATTCGGGCGTCGCCTCGGTCACCGACCTCATGGTCAAGGAAGGCCTCATCAATCTCGACTTCGCCGATGTGCGCTCGATCATGCGCGGCATGGGCAAGGCGATGATGGGCACGGGCGAGGCGACCGGGGAGCGCCGCGCGAGTCTGGCGGCGGAGGCGGCCATCGCCAATCCGCTGCTCGACGAAGTGTCGATGAAGGGCGCCCGCGGCCTGCTCATCTCGATCACCGGCGGCAACGACCTCACCCTCTATGAGGTGGACGAGGCGGCGAGCCGCATCCGCCAAGAGGTGGACGAGGACGCCAATATCATCCTCGGCGCGACCTTCGACTCCTCGCTCGAGGGCGTGGTGCGCGTGTCTGTGGTGGCGACGGGCATCGATCTGCCGAGCACCGCCGCCGAGGACGCCGCCGCCGCGGAAGCCCGCGTGCTGGAGGCCGCCGAGCGTCTGCGCGCCCAGGTGGCGGCGCAGGGCCGTGTCTCTTTCGTCCAGACCATCTCCGAGCCCGCTCCGCAGCCGGCGCCTCAGGCCTATGCGCCCCAAGCCTATGCGCCTCAGGCCTATGCTCCGGAGCCGCAGCCGGCCCCGGTCGAGCGTCCGGTCCAATCCTATTACGGCGAGCAGCAGCCGGCGCCGGCCGCTCAGAACGGCGTCTATCTGGAGCAGGTCGCCGCGACGCGGCCGAGCTATGCGCCGGAGCCCGCTCCGGCGCAGGCCCCGGCGATGGAGGTGCACGAGCCCTATATCCCGCCGGCCGCCGAGCTGCCGCGCATGCGCATGCCGCAGATCGAGGACTTCCCGCGGCCCGTGCAGGAGCAGTATCGCCAGGCGCGCGGCGAGCCCGCCGGCCAAGCGCCGGAGGCCGCCCGCCGCCGGACGCTGCTCGAGCGCCTCGCCTCCTTCGGCGCGAGCCGTCAGGAGGACGCGCTGCAGGGCCCGGCTACGGCCGCGCCGCGTCCGCCGATGCGCCCGCAGGCTCCGCCGCCCTCGCAGAGCCATGCGGAATACGCCAAGCGCCCCGTCGCGCCGGCTCCGCAGCCGGCGCAGGGACACGCCGGGCTCGATCCGCATGGCCGCCGCGTCGCGCCGGTTCGTTCGATCGAGGACGAGCAGCTCGAGATTCCGGCCTTCCTGCGCCGGCAGATCAACAGCTGA
- the murB gene encoding UDP-N-acetylmuramate dehydrogenase, giving the protein MTFPDLTAQLAALAPDLRGRLSANEPLAPFTWFRVGGPAQILFSPADEADLAYFLARLPSEIPVMVIGLGSNLIVRDGGAPGVVVRLTAKGFGAITVEPGERIRVGAAVPDVKLARAAADAGIDGLAFYRGIPGGVGGALRMNAGAHGGETKDALIEARGVDRSGTARVFSNADLGFSYRHSEAPEDVIFTQALYQGRKGDPATILAEMERITAAREASQPIREKTGGSTFANPPGHKAWELIDAAGCRGLTIGDAQVSEMHCNFLVNRGHATAADVEALGEEVRRRVEAKSGILLRWEIKRIGVP; this is encoded by the coding sequence ATGACCTTCCCCGATCTCACCGCGCAACTCGCCGCCCTCGCGCCCGATCTTCGAGGGCGTCTCTCGGCCAATGAGCCGCTCGCGCCCTTCACCTGGTTTCGCGTTGGCGGGCCGGCGCAAATTCTTTTTTCGCCGGCGGACGAAGCGGATCTCGCCTATTTCCTCGCGCGTCTGCCGAGCGAGATTCCGGTCATGGTCATCGGGCTCGGCTCCAATCTCATCGTGCGCGACGGCGGCGCGCCGGGCGTCGTGGTGCGGCTTACCGCCAAGGGCTTCGGCGCGATCACCGTGGAGCCGGGCGAGCGCATTCGCGTCGGAGCGGCCGTACCCGATGTGAAGCTCGCGCGCGCGGCCGCCGACGCCGGCATAGACGGGCTCGCCTTCTATCGCGGCATTCCGGGCGGCGTGGGCGGCGCGCTGCGCATGAACGCCGGCGCCCATGGCGGCGAGACCAAGGACGCGCTGATCGAGGCGCGCGGCGTCGATCGCTCGGGAACGGCGCGCGTCTTCTCGAACGCCGATCTCGGCTTCTCTTATCGCCACAGCGAGGCGCCGGAAGATGTGATTTTCACGCAGGCGCTGTATCAGGGCCGCAAGGGCGATCCGGCGACGATCCTCGCCGAGATGGAGCGCATCACCGCGGCGCGCGAAGCCTCGCAGCCGATCCGCGAGAAGACCGGCGGCTCCACTTTCGCCAATCCGCCGGGCCATAAGGCTTGGGAGTTGATCGACGCGGCCGGCTGCCGCGGGCTGACGATCGGCGACGCGCAAGTGAGCGAGATGCATTGCAACTTCCTCGTCAATCGCGGCCATGCGACGGCGGCCGATGTCGAGGCGCTGGGCGAAGAGGTGCGGCGGCGCGTCGAAGCGAAAAGCGGCATTCTCCTGCGCTGGGAGATCAAGCGGATCGGTGTTCCATGA
- a CDS encoding cell division protein FtsQ/DivIB — protein sequence MREPVEALFDVAHPHSVQVGAVQGGSSLHAGSIQAGAYAAPYPSSSQPAERRARPQSAAAPHLAQRPARGLSRLAALPGVGATALALLFGGVGLAGVVQNGGYAEFVSRNGAPRDIVARALGFSIEVVTISGLGELSEGDVLAASGVKPTHSLLFLDAETIRERLTALPLVESARVLKLYPDRLVIALEGRRPFALWQRDGKLSVVAADGVVVDEMRDERFLGLPFVVGEGAEKRLDEYMRLLEAAGDLKSRVRAGVLVAGRRWSLDMTNGVEVKLPEREPEAALALLQRLQREARILDKDVISIDLRASGRVAVRLSEEAVATRAAATTRNSRKGGQT from the coding sequence TTGAGAGAGCCTGTCGAGGCTCTCTTCGATGTCGCGCATCCGCATTCCGTCCAAGTCGGCGCTGTCCAAGGGGGCTCCTCCCTCCATGCCGGCTCCATCCAGGCCGGCGCCTACGCCGCCCCTTATCCCTCTTCTTCCCAGCCCGCGGAGCGGCGCGCCCGTCCGCAGTCGGCCGCCGCGCCGCATCTCGCCCAGCGCCCGGCGCGCGGTCTCTCGCGACTGGCCGCTCTTCCCGGAGTCGGCGCGACGGCGCTCGCTCTGCTCTTTGGCGGGGTCGGCCTCGCCGGCGTCGTCCAGAACGGCGGCTACGCCGAATTCGTCTCGCGCAATGGCGCGCCGCGCGACATCGTCGCGCGCGCGCTCGGCTTTTCGATCGAGGTCGTCACCATCAGCGGGCTCGGCGAGCTGAGCGAGGGCGACGTGCTCGCCGCCTCCGGCGTCAAGCCGACGCATTCGCTGCTCTTCCTCGACGCCGAGACGATTCGCGAGCGCCTGACGGCGCTGCCGCTCGTCGAGAGCGCGCGCGTGCTGAAGCTCTATCCCGATCGGCTGGTCATAGCGCTCGAGGGGCGGCGGCCCTTCGCGCTCTGGCAGCGCGACGGCAAGCTCTCGGTCGTCGCCGCCGACGGCGTCGTCGTCGACGAGATGCGCGACGAGCGATTCTTGGGCCTGCCCTTCGTCGTCGGCGAGGGCGCGGAGAAGCGGCTCGACGAATATATGCGTCTGCTCGAGGCGGCGGGCGATCTCAAATCGCGCGTTCGCGCCGGCGTGCTCGTCGCGGGGCGGCGCTGGTCGCTGGACATGACGAATGGCGTCGAGGTGAAGCTGCCCGAACGCGAGCCGGAGGCGGCCTTGGCGCTGCTGCAACGACTCCAGCGCGAGGCCAGGATCCTCGACAAGGATGTGATCTCGATCGATTTGCGCGCGTCCGGACGCGTCGCGGTGCGCCTCTCGGAGGAGGCGGTCGCGACGCGCGCGGCCGCGACGACGCGCAATTCACGCAAGGGCGGCCAGACATGA
- a CDS encoding D-alanine--D-alanine ligase, with product MTVHVAVLMGGFSCEREVSLRSGEASAKALESVGFRVSRVDVGRDVAEVLAKLSPDVAFNALHGRFGEDGAIQGVLEILRIPYTHSGVLASSLAMKKDIAKSVMAAAGVPVPRGRVLHRLEAAKAHALEPPYVLKPVSEGSSFGVFIVKEGRSHPPQELAAADWRHGDFMLAENFVDGRELTCAVMGDRPLDVIEILPVSEDFYGFDAKYAKGGSKHVLPANLKQNIYQEVQQLALEAHRALGCRGVSRADFRYDDRPGGTGELVVLEVNTQPGMTETSLVPEMAAHAGYSFGELVRWMVEDASCDR from the coding sequence ATGACTGTTCACGTCGCCGTTCTCATGGGCGGATTCTCCTGCGAGCGCGAGGTCTCGCTGCGGTCGGGCGAGGCGAGCGCCAAGGCGCTGGAGAGCGTCGGCTTTCGCGTTTCCCGCGTCGACGTCGGCCGCGACGTCGCTGAGGTTCTGGCCAAGCTTTCGCCCGATGTCGCCTTCAACGCGCTGCACGGCCGCTTCGGAGAAGACGGCGCCATTCAGGGCGTGCTGGAGATTCTCCGCATCCCCTACACGCATTCCGGCGTGCTCGCCTCCTCGCTGGCGATGAAGAAAGACATCGCCAAGAGCGTCATGGCGGCGGCGGGAGTGCCGGTGCCCAGGGGCAGGGTGCTGCATCGCCTCGAGGCCGCCAAGGCCCATGCGCTGGAGCCGCCCTATGTGCTGAAGCCCGTCTCGGAGGGGTCGTCCTTCGGCGTGTTCATCGTCAAGGAGGGGCGCTCGCATCCGCCGCAGGAGCTCGCGGCCGCCGATTGGCGGCATGGCGATTTCATGCTCGCGGAAAATTTCGTCGACGGCCGCGAGCTCACCTGCGCGGTGATGGGCGACCGCCCGCTCGACGTCATCGAGATACTCCCCGTGTCGGAGGACTTCTACGGTTTCGACGCCAAATACGCGAAAGGCGGGTCGAAACACGTGCTTCCGGCGAATCTTAAACAAAATATTTACCAAGAGGTCCAACAGTTGGCCCTCGAGGCTCATCGGGCTCTCGGCTGTCGCGGCGTCAGCCGCGCGGACTTTCGATACGACGATCGCCCCGGAGGCACGGGCGAGCTCGTCGTATTGGAGGTCAACACGCAGCCGGGCATGACCGAGACCTCGCTGGTTCCCGAAATGGCGGCGCATGCCGGATATTCGTTTGGCGAGCTCGTAAGATGGATGGTGGAAGACGCGTCCTGCGATCGTTGA
- a CDS encoding AbrB/MazE/SpoVT family DNA-binding domain-containing protein, which yields MREPKRSAYSRLGVDSRVTLPRAVREHLGLRAGDSLRFVIDAAGVSIARVALRPDASFATFTEWTSEQDDEAYSDL from the coding sequence ATGCGAGAGCCGAAGCGGTCGGCCTATTCGAGGCTCGGCGTAGATAGTCGTGTCACTCTTCCTCGCGCCGTCCGTGAACATCTCGGCTTGCGGGCGGGAGACTCTCTGCGTTTCGTGATCGACGCCGCTGGCGTTTCGATCGCGCGCGTGGCGCTGCGGCCGGATGCAAGTTTCGCGACCTTCACGGAGTGGACGAGCGAGCAGGACGACGAGGCTTATTCCGACCTCTGA
- the recN gene encoding DNA repair protein RecN: MLVRLSIRDIVLIDRLDLEFSSGLTTLTGETGAGKSILLDAFLLALGARGDASLVRAGEEQGQVTAAFDLPRDHPALAAAREFGLDAEDELVLRRVQTSDGRTRAFVNDQPASAQALRAIGASLVEIHCQHDDRALVDPSAHRALVDAHGALGEAAAQVRELHGALQRARRELAEEEARVAKARADADYLRHANEELEALAPQPGEEAALAERRQTMQRSEKVAGDLRDALDAFSGDHSPAGEIASAARRLERRATQAPQLIEPPAKALAQALDALSLAEQALEQALRDADFDPHELERIEERLFALRGAARKHQTSVDALPALAERFAADLAALDAGEARIVALSEAVAKAQTAYAKAAASLSAARRAAAKKLDALVEGELKPLKLEGARFRTEIVSDPETGGPEGYDRVEFWVQTNPGSRPGPLVKVASGGELARFMLALKVVLADRGSAPTLVFDEIDTGVGGAVADAIGQRLARLAERAQVLTVTHAPQVAARASRHLRIAKSAVKGAAGKAQDRVATRVAQLEEGERREEIARMLSGAAITDEARAAARRLLEGAG; this comes from the coding sequence ATGCTCGTCCGTTTGTCTATTCGCGATATCGTCCTCATCGACAGGCTCGATCTCGAATTCTCGTCCGGCCTGACCACGCTGACCGGTGAAACCGGCGCCGGCAAATCCATCCTTCTCGACGCTTTCCTGCTGGCATTGGGCGCGCGCGGCGACGCCTCGCTGGTGCGAGCCGGCGAGGAGCAGGGGCAGGTGACGGCGGCCTTCGATCTGCCGCGCGACCATCCGGCCCTCGCCGCGGCGCGCGAGTTCGGCCTCGACGCCGAGGATGAGCTGGTCTTGCGCCGCGTGCAGACCAGCGACGGCCGCACCCGCGCCTTCGTCAACGATCAGCCGGCCAGCGCCCAGGCGCTGCGCGCCATCGGCGCCTCGCTGGTGGAGATTCATTGCCAGCACGATGATCGCGCGCTCGTCGATCCGAGCGCGCATAGAGCGCTCGTCGACGCCCATGGCGCGCTCGGCGAGGCGGCGGCGCAGGTGCGCGAGCTGCATGGCGCCCTGCAGCGCGCGCGCCGCGAGCTTGCGGAGGAGGAGGCCCGCGTCGCCAAGGCGCGCGCCGACGCCGATTATCTGCGCCACGCCAATGAGGAGCTGGAGGCGCTGGCGCCGCAGCCGGGCGAGGAGGCCGCGCTCGCCGAGCGGCGCCAGACCATGCAGCGCTCGGAGAAAGTGGCGGGCGATCTGCGCGACGCGCTCGATGCTTTTTCCGGCGATCATTCGCCCGCCGGCGAGATCGCCTCCGCCGCCCGGCGGCTGGAGCGGCGCGCGACCCAGGCGCCGCAGCTGATCGAGCCGCCGGCCAAGGCGCTCGCCCAGGCGCTGGACGCGCTCTCCCTCGCCGAGCAGGCGCTGGAGCAGGCGCTCCGCGACGCCGATTTCGATCCGCACGAATTGGAGCGCATAGAGGAACGGCTGTTCGCTCTGCGCGGCGCCGCGCGCAAGCATCAGACCAGCGTCGACGCGCTGCCCGCGCTGGCCGAGCGTTTCGCCGCCGATCTCGCCGCGCTGGACGCCGGCGAGGCGCGCATCGTGGCGCTGAGCGAGGCGGTCGCCAAAGCGCAGACCGCCTACGCCAAGGCCGCCGCGAGCCTTTCGGCGGCGCGCCGCGCCGCGGCGAAAAAGCTCGACGCGCTGGTCGAGGGCGAGCTGAAGCCGCTGAAGCTCGAAGGCGCGCGCTTTCGCACCGAGATCGTCAGCGATCCCGAGACGGGCGGGCCGGAGGGTTATGACCGCGTCGAATTCTGGGTGCAGACCAATCCCGGCTCGCGGCCGGGGCCGCTGGTGAAGGTCGCCTCCGGCGGCGAGCTCGCGCGCTTCATGCTGGCGCTGAAAGTCGTGCTGGCCGATCGCGGCTCGGCGCCCACTCTCGTTTTCGACGAGATCGACACCGGCGTCGGCGGCGCGGTGGCCGATGCCATCGGCCAGCGCCTCGCGCGGCTCGCCGAGCGCGCGCAAGTGCTCACCGTCACCCACGCTCCGCAGGTGGCGGCGCGGGCGAGCCGTCATTTGCGCATCGCCAAGAGCGCCGTGAAGGGCGCGGCCGGCAAGGCGCAAGACAGGGTGGCGACGCGCGTCGCCCAGCTCGAGGAGGGGGAGCGGCGCGAGGAGATCGCCCGCATGCTCTCGGGCGCCGCGATCACCGACGAGGCCCGCGCCGCCGCCCGTCGCCTGCTCGAAGGGGCGGGCTAG